The Dethiosulfovibrio peptidovorans DSM 11002 genome has a window encoding:
- a CDS encoding GNAT family N-acetyltransferase yields MSDRLEISIRRLEKSSAEEVPKLYRAIYGDDFPASVVYDPEAVFKADRDGDQVTLLAFSGDRVIGQAVASRSAWNPGLYELMGLMVLPEFRSSPAASMLAKAISDEVLPSLEWEARYTESTTAHDRSQRIDLRMGHQHCALALNLLPGRAYGHDELFSVSGRVSCIMSFMEKPGIPPVESVLPIRYASAIEALAEGFPRMFRRDNCFPKGEACLKSAVFPVAGVAYITVTDLGEKLVDTMEESLEEMGDLDVIMLEMPLLPGIDRSVEVVREMGFRLGGYLPRWFQGSDGILLQRTGEPTWEEIKVLPPRGTMLMDLVRSDREGSL; encoded by the coding sequence TACAGGGCCATATACGGCGACGATTTTCCAGCATCGGTGGTCTACGATCCCGAGGCGGTTTTCAAGGCCGACAGGGATGGCGATCAGGTTACCTTGCTGGCCTTTTCCGGAGATCGGGTGATTGGACAGGCTGTTGCGTCCCGGTCCGCATGGAATCCCGGCCTCTACGAGCTCATGGGACTCATGGTTCTGCCCGAGTTCAGGTCCTCTCCTGCGGCTTCTATGCTGGCGAAGGCTATCTCCGACGAGGTGTTGCCCTCACTGGAATGGGAGGCTCGTTACACCGAGAGCACGACGGCCCATGACCGTTCCCAGAGGATCGACCTTCGAATGGGGCACCAACACTGCGCTTTGGCTCTGAACCTCCTTCCAGGAAGGGCTTACGGTCACGACGAGCTGTTCTCCGTGTCCGGACGGGTCAGCTGTATAATGAGCTTTATGGAAAAACCGGGGATCCCTCCTGTCGAATCGGTTTTGCCCATCAGATATGCCTCGGCTATCGAGGCATTGGCCGAGGGGTTTCCCAGGATGTTCCGACGGGACAACTGTTTCCCTAAAGGGGAAGCCTGCCTCAAGTCTGCTGTTTTTCCTGTGGCCGGAGTGGCTTACATCACCGTGACCGATTTGGGCGAAAAACTGGTCGACACGATGGAGGAATCTCTGGAGGAGATGGGAGATCTGGACGTGATTATGTTGGAGATGCCTCTACTTCCGGGTATCGACCGATCGGTGGAGGTCGTTCGTGAGATGGGATTTCGCCTGGGGGGCTATCTTCCACGGTGGTTCCAGGGGTCGGACGGTATTCTGCTTCAGAGAACCGGCGAGCCTACGTGGGAGGAGATAAAGGTGCTTCCACCGAGAGGCACGATGTTGATGGATCTGGTCAGATCCGACCGGGAGGGATCGCTTTGA
- a CDS encoding SGNH/GDSL hydrolase family protein, translating to MIGTLCSAGAMVTVTAEILSRYSYKHRYGIPYRPRIYGDYRYREFVVKDDGPLDSRLLRGYRSRCVSINRWGLRGPEPLEGRKRLVVIGESEIFGVKLSREDMVWRRVLQDSLDRSRPGRWEVINGGHPGYSSEQHRLLWDGELMESIRPDVVLLRFGGNDLSMAYAMGRRWNRESRWPIKFLWGMNSAQSPLQIAMMHSCLYYQGKGRDFYRRAFGDVLKTFPEEKRNEALAVVMDNHRKILKIAEASGAKVAVLSAAGLEQCLRDGEDKGPLDALNENWRAFSEGYGPTLDICQDLLRDDFCSDAGIPFLDLREHLSRREDVGTLYFDGVHWNDRGHTVVAEYMEKALEDLGWLDLDR from the coding sequence TTGATAGGCACTCTCTGTTCCGCCGGGGCGATGGTCACGGTCACGGCGGAGATACTTTCCCGATATTCCTACAAACACCGTTACGGTATACCCTACAGACCCAGGATCTACGGCGACTACAGATACAGGGAGTTCGTCGTGAAGGACGACGGACCTCTGGACAGCAGGCTTCTCAGGGGGTATCGTTCACGATGCGTCTCCATTAACCGTTGGGGGCTGAGAGGGCCCGAACCCCTCGAGGGCAGAAAAAGGCTGGTCGTCATAGGCGAATCGGAGATCTTCGGTGTGAAGCTCTCTCGAGAGGACATGGTCTGGCGCAGGGTGCTGCAGGACTCGTTGGACCGGAGTCGCCCGGGACGGTGGGAGGTCATAAACGGCGGCCATCCCGGCTACTCGTCGGAGCAGCATCGGCTTCTGTGGGATGGCGAGCTGATGGAATCTATTCGACCGGACGTGGTGTTGCTGCGTTTCGGAGGAAACGACCTATCCATGGCCTACGCCATGGGGCGGAGGTGGAACAGGGAAAGTCGCTGGCCTATAAAATTTCTATGGGGCATGAACTCCGCCCAGTCGCCTCTTCAGATTGCCATGATGCACAGCTGTCTATATTATCAGGGGAAGGGGCGGGATTTCTACAGGAGAGCATTCGGAGACGTGCTCAAGACCTTCCCCGAGGAGAAGCGAAACGAGGCACTGGCGGTAGTCATGGACAACCACCGAAAAATCCTGAAGATAGCCGAAGCGTCGGGGGCCAAGGTGGCGGTCCTATCCGCCGCCGGATTGGAGCAGTGTCTCAGGGACGGGGAGGACAAGGGCCCTCTCGACGCCCTCAACGAAAACTGGAGGGCCTTTTCCGAGGGGTACGGCCCCACCCTGGACATATGTCAAGACCTCCTGAGGGACGATTTTTGCTCCGACGCCGGAATTCCCTTTCTGGACCTGAGGGAGCACCTTTCCCGGAGGGAGGATGTGGGAACGCTTTATTTCGACGGGGTTCACTGGAACGACAGAGGACATACCGTCGTCGCGGAATACATGGAAAAGGCCCTGGAAGACCTAGGATGGCTCGACCTGGACCGTTGA
- a CDS encoding FAD binding domain-containing protein, whose translation MTVYSPITVGEALECLSDGAVPMAGGTDLSLRLRSSEKRPDLVLLDRIESMKWISLGGNYLALGACATWQRVIDSPLIDDEVPLLAMAASSVGGPALRHMGTVGGNICTGSPGADGLCSLWALGAEVCIRSVDSARSLPIDDFILGPGKTALKPGELLTEILVPLRPGWRPFFRKDGLRRAMAISVGSCAAIWRPSEDGGSVEDIRMALGSMGPVPVRSLRTEAAMAGASLSDEGPFRSAGDILSSEVEPVDDIRASRAYRVELARNYPMIFRSSAVVVDV comes from the coding sequence GTGACGGTATACAGCCCGATCACCGTCGGAGAGGCCCTGGAATGCCTGTCCGACGGGGCTGTCCCCATGGCGGGAGGCACGGATCTTTCGTTAAGGCTCCGATCCTCGGAAAAACGTCCCGATCTTGTCCTGCTCGACCGGATAGAGAGCATGAAATGGATCTCTCTAGGGGGAAACTATCTGGCTTTAGGGGCCTGCGCCACCTGGCAGAGGGTGATAGACAGTCCCCTCATAGACGATGAGGTGCCCCTGTTGGCCATGGCCGCCTCCTCCGTGGGAGGTCCGGCCCTGCGCCATATGGGGACGGTAGGGGGGAATATATGTACGGGCTCCCCCGGGGCGGACGGTCTCTGTTCCCTCTGGGCCCTGGGAGCTGAGGTGTGTATAAGGTCGGTTGACTCGGCCAGGTCCTTGCCTATAGACGATTTCATACTGGGACCGGGAAAGACCGCCCTGAAACCGGGAGAGCTTCTGACGGAGATACTGGTCCCTCTGAGGCCCGGCTGGCGTCCTTTTTTCCGAAAAGACGGTCTGCGCAGGGCCATGGCTATCTCGGTGGGTTCCTGTGCGGCAATTTGGAGGCCTTCGGAGGATGGAGGATCGGTGGAGGATATTCGGATGGCCCTGGGCTCCATGGGGCCGGTTCCGGTCAGGTCGCTTAGGACTGAGGCGGCCATGGCAGGAGCTAGCCTTTCCGATGAGGGGCCTTTTCGGTCTGCAGGAGATATTCTGAGCTCCGAGGTAGAACCTGTAGATGACATCCGGGCGTCCAGGGCCTATCGGGTGGAGTTGGCGAGGAATTATCCTATGATCTTCAGGTCGTCCGCCGTCGTGGTCGACGTATAA
- a CDS encoding acyl carrier protein, with translation MSRADIELKVRQAVATELGMSVEDVPSDGDLETLGADSMNVVDIVMELEDAYGLEVPEEAMEAVKLVSDLTNYVAARVS, from the coding sequence ATGAGCAGAGCGGATATAGAGCTTAAGGTTCGTCAGGCTGTGGCCACCGAGCTGGGTATGTCGGTGGAGGACGTCCCGTCAGACGGCGATCTGGAGACCCTCGGGGCCGATTCGATGAACGTGGTGGACATAGTGATGGAGCTGGAGGACGCCTACGGCCTCGAGGTTCCCGAGGAGGCCATGGAGGCGGTCAAGCTTGTATCGGACCTAACCAACTACGTGGCGGCCCGGGTTTCGTGA
- a CDS encoding xanthine dehydrogenase family protein molybdopterin-binding subunit codes for MRGPLVAGISVPRIEGMAKIRGEERYASDITGSKILWAVARRAGTPSGILRSLGDEPASMDGVVAVCKADSIEGENLLGILELDQPVLVPLGGRIRYRGDPVAVVVADTRERAEAAARALTVEIDPLPAVFDPLEALSPEAPVLYPGREGGNLLASGWVRRGDVRSVLEDCDLMEYDVFRFPMQEHAYLETESGVALYDGEVLEMEVSTQNPWRDRDELSRALGLPRERIRVKAPCLGGGFGGKDGVVIQGLLGAAAMTCPGRAVKMVFSREESFLCSPKRHSSVTEMTLGCSSDGTLRAIKCRFTLDSGAYSSMSVPVLTNGLDHCCGGYRFEAVELEGRAVYTNNPFGGAFRAFGAPQVMGALEQLVDRLAKRLGADPLAFRKKNGLVRGDMNGSGVVLTSTVGAVPCLDRALEQEIWRSRQEWRNSAPEGKARSTGAALICHGQGFGPGIPDFANARIELTEEGRFRLYSGIPDMGQGNGSTYVHLAGESLCQERDRFDLVQPDTDRSLRSGPAAASRTTYIYGRALLAAVDELKRRMYVKAGMVLGAREDDLALLPGKVRCISSGRELPLKGLAGFMEPPERCSVAGSLAPVSFPGPETDYGPKSSGFPHCIFSWAVHIARVEVDLLTGQVSVPRYLAITEAGRVVDPQMYRQQIEGGVAQGLGYALFEDFSVKNGEVASKDLSTYIVPTSMDLPEVECLAVELDEPSGPKGLKGLGELPLIGPLPAVANGLAHICGPLTVSPFTAERVFFSLSGGTIDEDRV; via the coding sequence ATGAGAGGCCCCTTGGTCGCCGGGATCTCGGTGCCCAGGATCGAGGGAATGGCCAAGATCCGCGGCGAGGAACGCTACGCCTCGGACATAACCGGGTCTAAAATCCTATGGGCGGTGGCCCGCCGTGCCGGAACTCCCTCGGGGATTCTACGATCTCTGGGGGACGAGCCGGCCTCAATGGACGGGGTCGTAGCCGTCTGTAAGGCTGATTCGATAGAGGGAGAGAACCTCCTGGGGATACTGGAGCTGGATCAGCCGGTCCTGGTCCCTCTGGGAGGGAGGATAAGATATCGCGGAGACCCTGTGGCCGTGGTCGTTGCTGACACTAGAGAAAGGGCCGAGGCGGCCGCCAGGGCTTTGACCGTGGAGATCGACCCCCTTCCGGCGGTCTTCGATCCCCTGGAGGCCCTGTCTCCGGAGGCTCCCGTTCTCTATCCTGGCAGAGAGGGCGGCAATCTCCTGGCGTCGGGATGGGTCAGAAGAGGAGACGTCCGGTCGGTGTTGGAGGACTGCGATCTGATGGAGTACGATGTCTTTCGTTTCCCCATGCAGGAGCACGCCTATCTGGAGACCGAGTCTGGAGTGGCACTTTATGACGGAGAGGTTCTGGAGATGGAGGTATCCACTCAGAATCCCTGGAGGGATAGGGACGAATTGTCGAGGGCGCTCGGTCTTCCCCGGGAGAGGATAAGGGTCAAGGCTCCCTGTCTGGGAGGAGGCTTCGGCGGGAAGGACGGAGTGGTGATTCAGGGACTTCTCGGTGCCGCCGCCATGACCTGCCCGGGGCGGGCGGTTAAGATGGTCTTCTCTCGAGAGGAGAGCTTTCTCTGCTCCCCCAAAAGGCATTCTTCCGTGACCGAAATGACCTTGGGGTGTTCCTCCGACGGAACCCTCAGGGCCATAAAGTGTCGCTTCACCCTGGACTCGGGGGCTTACTCATCCATGTCCGTCCCCGTGCTCACCAACGGTCTGGATCATTGCTGCGGGGGCTACCGGTTCGAGGCGGTAGAACTGGAGGGGCGGGCGGTCTACACCAACAACCCCTTCGGGGGAGCCTTTCGAGCCTTCGGTGCCCCTCAGGTGATGGGAGCCCTGGAACAGCTGGTGGACCGCCTTGCCAAGAGACTCGGAGCGGATCCCCTGGCGTTTCGCAAAAAGAACGGACTTGTACGAGGCGATATGAATGGTTCAGGAGTGGTCCTTACCTCTACGGTAGGAGCCGTCCCCTGTCTGGATCGAGCTCTGGAACAGGAAATTTGGAGATCCAGACAGGAATGGCGAAACTCCGCCCCGGAGGGCAAGGCCCGTTCCACCGGAGCTGCTCTGATATGTCACGGTCAGGGCTTCGGCCCTGGCATACCGGATTTCGCCAATGCCAGAATAGAGCTGACCGAGGAGGGGCGCTTCAGGCTCTACTCTGGAATACCCGACATGGGGCAGGGCAACGGTTCCACCTACGTACACCTTGCGGGAGAGTCTCTGTGTCAGGAGCGGGATAGATTCGATCTCGTCCAGCCCGACACGGACAGGAGCCTCCGCTCCGGTCCTGCTGCTGCCAGCCGCACCACCTATATATACGGCAGGGCCCTCCTCGCCGCGGTGGACGAGCTGAAGAGGCGCATGTACGTAAAGGCCGGAATGGTCCTAGGAGCGAGGGAGGACGATCTTGCCCTCCTCCCCGGCAAGGTAAGATGTATTTCTTCCGGAAGGGAACTGCCCCTGAAGGGTCTCGCCGGTTTCATGGAGCCTCCGGAAAGATGCTCCGTGGCGGGGAGCTTGGCTCCCGTTTCCTTTCCTGGGCCGGAGACGGACTATGGTCCGAAGAGCTCCGGTTTTCCTCACTGTATCTTCTCCTGGGCGGTGCACATCGCCAGAGTCGAGGTGGATCTCTTAACCGGCCAGGTGTCGGTTCCCCGTTATCTGGCGATCACCGAGGCGGGGCGGGTGGTGGACCCTCAGATGTACCGTCAGCAGATAGAGGGCGGCGTAGCCCAGGGACTGGGATACGCCCTTTTCGAGGATTTCTCCGTCAAGAACGGCGAGGTTGCTTCGAAAGACCTCTCCACCTACATAGTACCCACCTCCATGGACCTTCCCGAGGTGGAATGTCTGGCTGTGGAGCTGGACGAACCTTCCGGCCCGAAGGGATTGAAGGGGTTGGGAGAGCTCCCCCTGATAGGGCCTCTCCCTGCGGTGGCGAACGGTCTGGCCCATATATGCGGCCCTCTGACAGTCTCTCCCTTCACCGCCGAGAGGGTGTTTTTCTCTTTGTCCGGAGGTACGATAGATGAAGATAGAGTTTAA
- a CDS encoding (2Fe-2S)-binding protein translates to MKIEFKLNGEPLSMDLSGDERVLEILRERVGISSCREGCGTGECGTCTVLVDGESRLSCLMVSAQLDGKTVTTVEGVRDLPRWAPLFESFDRLGAVQCGYCTPGMVLAAVDLLTRNPDPSRDEVRIALSGNICRCTGYRAIVDAVMEGAEIMRELPS, encoded by the coding sequence ATGAAGATAGAGTTTAAGCTGAACGGAGAGCCCCTCTCCATGGATCTGTCCGGGGACGAAAGAGTTCTGGAGATCCTGAGGGAGAGGGTGGGTATCTCATCCTGTCGGGAGGGATGCGGTACAGGAGAGTGCGGAACCTGCACCGTGCTGGTCGACGGGGAGAGCCGTCTGTCCTGTCTCATGGTCTCCGCTCAGCTGGACGGGAAAACCGTCACCACCGTGGAGGGGGTAAGGGACCTCCCCAGGTGGGCGCCCCTTTTCGAGTCCTTCGATCGCCTGGGAGCGGTCCAGTGCGGCTACTGCACTCCCGGCATGGTGCTGGCCGCCGTCGACCTTCTGACCAGGAATCCCGATCCCTCCAGGGACGAGGTCAGAATCGCCCTGAGCGGCAACATCTGCCGTTGCACCGGCTACAGGGCCATAGTCGACGCCGTCATGGAGGGGGCCGAGATTATGAGGGAGCTCCCTTCGTGA